Proteins co-encoded in one Trueperella abortisuis genomic window:
- the hrpA gene encoding ATP-dependent RNA helicase HrpA: protein MVSMTDGSTPTRHDETAARKRADTRAGKRSGKRARGQRHDRRPRPFTPAELEARRAALPAITYPPQLPVSARRDDIAEAIQNNQVVILSGETGSGKTTQLPKICLELGRGITGMIGHTQPRRIAARSVADRICDELGVQLGGAIGYQVRFTEAVSPTTLVKLMTDGILLAETQSDPDLRKYDTIIIDEAHERSLNIDFLLGYLANLLPRRPDLKVIITSATIDSQRFAEHFGRHMYGGFPGNEAPIIEVSGRTFPVEIRYRPLYDDAESRQTPDADGREQLTREQAHDQVSGILDAAAELMAEGPGDILVFLSGEGEIRDTAKAFEEELGRRYIEPGGRSSVPDAVEVLPLFARLSGMEQRRIFQPHAHRRIILSTNIAETSLTVPGIRYVIDPGTARISRFSNKTKVQRLPIEPISQASANQRSGRSGRVEDGIAVRLYSEEDFASRPEFTEPEIRRTSLASVILQMAAMNLGSVEDFPFIDPPDMRQVRAGIQLLEEIGALTPMSAKARGTVVGAGSHLLTETGRILARLPIDPRLGRMLLAAHENGCAGEVLVLVAAMSVQDVRERPAEFRAQADQLHARFTDRTSDFLAYLNLWRYLRTQQRELSGSAFRRMCRAEYLNWLRFREWQDVVVQLREMSRPLGMDAKPVALPTRAALARAAAEDKDNSHNQDVTRAVKALGLSADTPAADQIHRSMLVGLLSNLGSWDERSKDYLGARGTRFIIWPGSGLHRRNPSWVMAAELVETSRLFARSVAQIKPEWVEEVGSHLVRTSHSEPFWSTRNGAAMAHEKVTLYGLTLIADRNVLLSKVGTPAARELARELFIRHALVHNQWRAHHAFIKHNEQALADAHEVEQRLRQGGLVADDAAQFTFFDERIPDSVVSARHFDSWWKRERQNNPELLNFTRDFLLGTTSADDADFPEEWVQGDITLPIEYHYTPGAHADGLSIDVPVTLLPQLTDDGFDWLVPGMLDELVVATIRALPKPVRRHLVPAPDTARQIRDQLPRWDDVAHGQPGAPDFRQAFNDAVYALRGVNITPAQWAEVNLPPHLEITFRVRSERGAVLDESTSITDLQRRLAPQTRTAVESVVKGAVAQALEEARAQILQEMAASGGASAAGSGASSADSGGSAAGGNAPDRASGASRLGAPGGSGGSGESGRAGANLPNGVDGLETWPEVEELPAVVETAGPHGMAVRGYPALVEDGRRVSLRVLPEPALQVRDHRRGVIRLLATELALPEARVTSRWNGQESLTMAAAPYKNTAAVVDDLHLAAARNIADRWAAANDRPLGRIRARADYLALREHTQDLLEDEIYALVKILVRVLGAYGQADAKVRANTSLALINTVSDVRDQISGLVYEGFIRDTEEERLTHLVRYLQAATMRIDKAALNPAADDAAAWQVHDIEDLVVREREAAADRAYDPQRAATLRQARWMVEELRVSLFAQQLGTVGKVSPQRIRKLLA from the coding sequence ATGGTCTCGATGACTGACGGAAGCACGCCTACCAGGCACGACGAGACGGCTGCGCGCAAGCGCGCCGACACGCGCGCCGGAAAACGCTCGGGCAAGCGCGCCCGCGGCCAACGCCACGACCGCCGGCCGCGCCCCTTCACACCCGCCGAACTTGAGGCTCGCCGCGCCGCCCTGCCCGCCATCACCTACCCACCGCAGCTGCCAGTCTCCGCGCGTCGTGACGATATCGCCGAAGCGATCCAGAACAACCAGGTGGTGATCCTCTCCGGAGAAACCGGCTCGGGCAAGACCACCCAGCTTCCCAAGATCTGCCTCGAGCTTGGCCGCGGCATCACCGGCATGATCGGTCACACGCAGCCGCGCCGCATCGCCGCCCGCTCGGTCGCGGACCGTATCTGCGATGAACTCGGCGTGCAGCTCGGCGGCGCGATCGGCTACCAGGTTCGCTTCACGGAAGCGGTCTCGCCCACCACCCTGGTCAAGCTCATGACCGACGGCATCCTCCTCGCCGAAACCCAGTCCGACCCCGACCTGCGCAAATACGACACGATCATCATCGACGAGGCCCACGAGCGCTCCCTCAACATCGACTTCCTCCTCGGCTACCTCGCCAACCTTCTCCCCCGCCGCCCCGACCTCAAGGTCATCATCACCTCCGCCACCATCGACTCCCAGCGCTTCGCCGAGCACTTCGGCCGTCACATGTACGGCGGCTTCCCCGGCAACGAGGCGCCCATCATCGAGGTTTCCGGGCGCACGTTCCCCGTCGAGATCCGCTACCGTCCGCTCTACGACGACGCCGAATCCCGCCAGACGCCCGACGCAGACGGCCGCGAACAGCTCACCCGCGAGCAGGCCCACGACCAGGTCTCCGGCATCCTCGACGCCGCCGCCGAGCTCATGGCGGAGGGCCCCGGCGACATCCTCGTCTTCCTCTCGGGCGAGGGCGAGATCCGCGACACCGCGAAGGCTTTTGAGGAGGAGCTCGGCCGTCGCTATATCGAACCGGGCGGGCGCTCCTCCGTGCCCGACGCCGTCGAGGTCCTGCCCCTCTTCGCCCGGCTCTCCGGAATGGAACAGCGCAGGATCTTCCAGCCCCACGCCCACCGCCGGATCATACTTTCCACCAACATCGCGGAAACGTCGCTGACGGTGCCGGGCATCCGCTACGTCATCGACCCAGGAACCGCCCGCATCTCCCGATTCTCGAATAAGACCAAGGTGCAGCGCCTGCCAATCGAGCCGATCTCGCAGGCCTCGGCCAATCAGCGTTCGGGGCGCTCGGGCCGCGTGGAGGACGGCATCGCGGTCAGGCTGTACTCGGAGGAGGACTTCGCCTCCCGCCCGGAGTTCACCGAACCCGAGATCCGTCGCACGTCGCTGGCGTCGGTGATCCTGCAGATGGCGGCGATGAACCTGGGCTCGGTGGAGGATTTCCCGTTCATCGACCCGCCGGACATGCGCCAAGTGCGCGCCGGCATACAGCTGCTCGAAGAGATCGGCGCGCTGACGCCGATGTCGGCCAAGGCCCGCGGTACCGTCGTCGGCGCCGGGAGCCACCTGCTCACGGAGACCGGACGAATCCTCGCCCGCCTCCCGATCGACCCGCGGCTCGGACGCATGCTGCTCGCCGCACACGAAAACGGGTGCGCCGGCGAGGTGCTCGTGCTGGTGGCGGCGATGTCCGTGCAGGACGTGCGCGAACGGCCCGCCGAGTTCCGCGCCCAAGCCGACCAGCTGCACGCCCGCTTCACGGACCGCACCTCGGACTTCCTCGCCTACCTCAACCTGTGGCGCTACCTGCGCACCCAGCAGCGCGAACTGTCCGGGTCGGCCTTCCGCCGGATGTGCCGGGCCGAATACCTCAACTGGCTGAGATTCCGGGAGTGGCAGGACGTCGTCGTGCAGCTGCGGGAAATGTCGCGGCCGCTGGGGATGGACGCCAAGCCGGTCGCGCTCCCCACGCGCGCGGCGCTCGCCCGGGCGGCAGCCGAGGACAAGGACAACTCCCACAACCAGGACGTCACCCGCGCCGTCAAGGCCCTCGGCCTGAGCGCGGACACCCCCGCCGCCGACCAGATCCACCGCTCCATGCTGGTGGGCCTGCTGTCCAACCTCGGCTCCTGGGACGAGCGGAGCAAGGACTACCTGGGCGCCCGCGGAACGCGCTTCATCATCTGGCCCGGATCCGGACTGCATCGGCGCAACCCCAGCTGGGTGATGGCGGCCGAACTCGTCGAGACATCGCGGCTTTTCGCCCGCTCGGTGGCGCAGATCAAGCCCGAATGGGTGGAGGAGGTCGGCTCGCACCTGGTGCGCACCAGCCACTCCGAACCGTTCTGGTCCACCCGCAACGGCGCCGCGATGGCTCACGAAAAAGTCACCCTCTACGGCCTGACCCTCATCGCCGACCGCAACGTGCTGCTGTCGAAAGTCGGAACGCCCGCCGCGCGCGAACTCGCCCGCGAGCTCTTCATCCGCCACGCCCTCGTCCACAACCAGTGGCGCGCCCACCACGCCTTCATCAAGCACAACGAGCAGGCCCTCGCCGACGCCCACGAGGTCGAGCAGCGCCTCCGCCAAGGCGGGCTCGTGGCCGACGACGCCGCCCAGTTCACCTTCTTCGACGAGCGCATCCCCGACAGCGTCGTCTCCGCCCGCCACTTCGATTCCTGGTGGAAGCGCGAGCGGCAGAACAACCCCGAGCTGCTCAACTTCACCCGCGACTTCCTGCTCGGGACCACCTCCGCCGACGACGCCGACTTCCCGGAGGAGTGGGTCCAGGGCGATATCACTCTGCCTATCGAATACCACTACACCCCCGGCGCCCACGCCGACGGCCTCAGCATCGACGTGCCGGTCACCCTGTTGCCGCAGCTCACCGACGACGGCTTCGACTGGCTCGTGCCCGGCATGCTCGACGAGCTCGTGGTGGCCACGATCCGGGCCCTACCCAAGCCGGTGCGACGTCACCTCGTCCCCGCCCCCGACACCGCCCGACAAATCCGGGACCAGCTGCCACGGTGGGACGACGTCGCCCACGGGCAGCCCGGCGCCCCCGATTTCCGCCAAGCGTTCAACGACGCCGTCTACGCACTTCGCGGCGTCAACATCACGCCCGCCCAATGGGCCGAGGTCAACCTGCCCCCGCACCTGGAGATCACGTTTCGGGTGCGCTCCGAGCGCGGCGCCGTGCTTGACGAGAGCACGTCGATCACCGACCTCCAGCGCCGACTCGCGCCGCAGACGCGCACGGCCGTCGAGTCCGTGGTCAAAGGGGCGGTGGCGCAGGCCCTGGAGGAGGCGCGGGCCCAGATCCTGCAGGAGATGGCCGCGAGCGGCGGTGCTTCCGCTGCGGGCAGCGGCGCTTCGTCCGCGGATAGCGGTGGTTCCGCCGCTGGCGGCAATGCGCCGGATCGGGCGAGCGGGGCGAGCCGGCTCGGCGCGCCGGGTGGGTCCGGTGGGTCCGGCGAGTCTGGCCGGGCGGGCGCGAACCTGCCCAACGGCGTCGACGGACTGGAGACGTGGCCAGAGGTTGAGGAGCTGCCCGCCGTCGTCGAAACCGCCGGGCCGCACGGAATGGCGGTGCGCGGGTATCCGGCGCTCGTGGAAGACGGGCGCCGAGTGAGCCTGCGCGTGCTACCGGAGCCGGCGCTTCAGGTGCGCGACCACCGGCGGGGCGTCATCCGGCTACTGGCAACGGAGCTGGCGTTGCCCGAGGCGCGGGTGACGTCGCGGTGGAATGGGCAGGAGTCGTTGACGATGGCCGCCGCGCCATACAAGAACACCGCCGCCGTGGTGGACGACCTGCACCTGGCCGCCGCCCGTAACATCGCCGACCGCTGGGCCGCCGCCAATGATCGCCCGCTCGGGCGCATCCGCGCCCGCGCCGACTACCTCGCCCTGCGCGAGCACACCCAGGACCTACTCGAAGACGAGATATATGCGCTGGTCAAGATTCTGGTGCGGGTGTTGGGCGCCTACGGGCAGGCCGACGCGAAGGTGCGCGCCAACACCTCACTCGCCCTCATCAATACGGTCAGCGACGTGCGCGACCAGATCTCCGGCCTGGTGTATGAGGGCTTCATCAGGGACACCGAGGAAGAAAGACTCACCCACCTCGTGCGGTATTTGCAGGCGGCGACCATGCGGATCGACAAAGCGGCACTCAATCCCGCCGCCGACGACGCCGCGGCCTGGCAGGTCCACGACATTGAGGATTTGGTCGTCCGTGAGCGGGAGGCCGCTGCGGATCGTGCCTACGATCCGCAGCGGGCGGCCACATTACGGCAGGCCAGATGGATGGTGGAGGAACTACGGGTCTCGCTCTTCGCCCAGCAGTTGGGCACGGTCGGAAAGGTCTCGCCGCAGCGAATCCGCAAGCTACTCGCTTAG
- a CDS encoding carbohydrate ABC transporter permease, with amino-acid sequence MTTLKRPRYRKKNSILSILLTYALLISGALLTVLPLVFSITTSLRTERDLVQRGALSLPGEVTFDNYVRLFTEHDFIVPLAVTIQVVAVMVVGQFVSSILAAYAFARLEFPGRQFLFWAYISTMMIPAIVTMIPLFTMMSEWGLRNTFAGIVLPFMLGSPYAIFLLRQSFMALPQEILDAAELDGAGFWRQLWSIALPMNRPILVTLLLITVVSQWNNFLWPSIVSPRKEWNVLTVATAGLQSQYAANWTLVMAATTLSILPLLILFVAFNKQIVRSIGISSFK; translated from the coding sequence ATGACGACTCTCAAGCGTCCCCGCTATCGCAAGAAGAACTCGATCCTGTCGATCCTGCTCACCTACGCCCTGCTCATTTCGGGGGCCCTGCTCACGGTGCTGCCCCTTGTTTTTTCGATCACGACGTCGCTTCGCACCGAGCGTGACCTCGTCCAGCGCGGCGCGCTCTCCCTGCCTGGCGAGGTGACCTTCGATAACTATGTCCGGCTTTTTACCGAGCACGACTTCATTGTTCCCCTGGCGGTCACCATTCAGGTGGTGGCCGTGATGGTGGTTGGCCAGTTTGTCTCCTCGATTCTGGCGGCATACGCGTTCGCCCGCCTGGAGTTTCCTGGCCGGCAGTTCCTGTTCTGGGCCTATATTTCGACCATGATGATTCCCGCGATCGTCACGATGATTCCGTTGTTCACCATGATGAGCGAGTGGGGTCTGCGCAATACGTTCGCGGGCATCGTCCTGCCCTTCATGCTGGGTTCGCCGTATGCGATCTTCTTGTTGCGGCAGAGTTTTATGGCGCTCCCGCAGGAGATCCTCGACGCCGCCGAGCTTGACGGCGCTGGCTTCTGGCGTCAGCTGTGGTCGATCGCGTTGCCGATGAATCGGCCCATCCTTGTCACGCTGCTACTTATCACGGTGGTCTCGCAGTGGAACAACTTCTTGTGGCCGTCGATCGTCTCCCCGCGCAAGGAGTGGAACGTGTTGACGGTTGCGACGGCGGGCCTGCAGTCTCAGTACGCAGCCAACTGGACCTTGGTCATGGCCGCGACCACCCTTTCGATCCTGCCGTTACTCATCTTGTTTGTCGCGTTCAACAAGCAGATTGTGCGTTCGATCGGGATCTCCTCGTTTAAGTAG
- a CDS encoding type IV toxin-antitoxin system AbiEi family antitoxin domain-containing protein yields MWNGVISRAELEQAGINGHRIAQLQAKGELFHVSRGWYAWQGADPLVKLAATGNTRVGCLSACKVHELWVPPQTNQTIHLVANNWESVDKIAGRIRNATNGRIEPIIHRDFGSKNELVVDVKRAVEHAARFHSPEEALIVIESALNLGKMSVSDAKYLLSSIPKSRARRLRNLQTTSQSGSETRVAHFLRNRGLKVVQQFSPVPGWYVDMLVGNSWILECDSVAHHAGEDAFARDRQRDLLLKEMGFEVTRLSYRQIWHDWENTKDSLIRIIARRNYRKWP; encoded by the coding sequence ATGTGGAACGGAGTGATCTCCCGCGCGGAGCTAGAACAAGCCGGCATAAACGGGCATCGCATTGCGCAGTTACAGGCCAAGGGAGAGCTCTTCCATGTAAGCCGCGGCTGGTATGCCTGGCAAGGCGCGGATCCACTCGTTAAGCTTGCGGCTACCGGCAACACTCGAGTGGGATGCCTATCCGCATGTAAAGTTCATGAGCTCTGGGTGCCACCCCAAACGAATCAGACGATTCACCTTGTAGCCAACAATTGGGAGTCGGTTGACAAGATTGCCGGGAGAATCCGAAACGCCACGAATGGTCGGATCGAGCCGATCATCCACCGCGATTTTGGCAGCAAGAACGAGCTCGTTGTAGACGTGAAACGAGCTGTCGAGCACGCGGCCCGATTCCATAGCCCGGAGGAGGCTTTGATCGTCATCGAGTCAGCACTGAACCTTGGCAAGATGTCCGTCTCCGATGCCAAGTACCTGTTGAGCTCGATCCCCAAGAGCCGGGCGCGCCGTCTAAGAAATCTTCAGACGACCTCTCAGTCAGGCAGTGAAACCCGGGTGGCTCATTTCCTGCGCAATCGCGGTCTTAAGGTGGTTCAGCAGTTCTCCCCCGTACCTGGCTGGTACGTGGACATGCTCGTTGGGAACTCATGGATTCTCGAGTGCGACTCCGTGGCCCATCATGCGGGTGAAGACGCCTTTGCCCGAGACAGACAACGGGACCTCCTCCTCAAAGAAATGGGTTTTGAGGTCACCCGCCTTAGCTACCGGCAGATATGGCACGACTGGGAGAACACGAAAGACTCGCTGATAAGAATCATCGCACGCCGGAACTATCGCAAATGGCCTTAG
- a CDS encoding DUF4258 domain-containing protein: protein MRNIYFKILAFSLVYTLLPFSPALYESLGKGYAAQHSETSKLVTLIADDDPSLAPAFPDNAPSILPQACISRMCMEHGGGNVSIAGFALSRHAIARMSERNVSTSQVRTALVSGKRYSCCYHWQDRQDCHDWSPEFGMDVDRLEVRLL from the coding sequence ATGCGGAATATCTACTTCAAAATACTGGCATTTTCGCTTGTTTATACACTACTTCCCTTCTCACCCGCATTATACGAATCACTTGGCAAGGGATATGCCGCACAGCATTCAGAGACTTCGAAGCTCGTCACTTTGATAGCAGATGATGATCCGTCTCTGGCTCCTGCATTCCCAGATAACGCTCCATCTATTCTCCCTCAAGCATGTATCTCTCGTATGTGCATGGAACATGGAGGAGGCAACGTATCGATCGCAGGGTTCGCCCTCTCTCGCCATGCAATAGCTCGAATGTCGGAGCGAAATGTGAGTACTTCTCAGGTGAGAACAGCTTTGGTTTCAGGAAAACGGTATTCATGTTGCTACCACTGGCAAGATCGTCAAGACTGTCATGACTGGTCGCCCGAGTTCGGTATGGATGTCGATCGATTAGAGGTGAGACTGCTATGA
- a CDS encoding SprT-like domain-containing protein: MDITRAHSLARGLMDAHGLREWELAIDRAKRRAGYTSHAQRVISLSGPLLELYDAEQVRLLVLHEVAHALVGEGHGHDAVWRTTCLTIGGDGRVKVDPSWPAAPPLWVGVCPNGHRFERQRRGRTGSCPRCSRAYDARYLITWTNQRTGAVFR; this comes from the coding sequence ATGGACATTACCCGTGCTCACAGCCTCGCCCGGGGTCTCATGGATGCGCACGGCCTGCGCGAGTGGGAACTCGCGATCGACCGCGCCAAGCGCCGCGCCGGCTACACCAGCCACGCCCAGCGCGTCATCTCGCTCTCCGGCCCGTTGCTCGAGCTGTACGACGCCGAACAGGTCCGCCTGCTTGTGCTACACGAGGTGGCGCACGCACTGGTCGGGGAAGGGCATGGGCACGACGCGGTGTGGCGCACCACGTGCCTGACGATCGGCGGGGACGGGCGGGTCAAGGTGGATCCGAGCTGGCCGGCGGCGCCGCCACTATGGGTTGGGGTGTGCCCGAACGGGCACCGCTTCGAGCGCCAGCGGCGGGGGCGAACCGGATCGTGCCCGCGGTGCTCGCGCGCCTACGACGCGCGCTACCTCATCACGTGGACCAACCAGCGCACGGGCGCGGTCTTCCGCTAG
- a CDS encoding carbohydrate ABC transporter permease, protein MSAQKAGAQAGSQAGSQAGAQPGAQPGAQADSRPGAQTSLASTPSPTLDAGPRPRRTARKRKEIATAYTMLIPSFIGVGFFLMVPIVLVIAISFVNWNLISPPTFVGLSNYETMFSSPGFWNSVKVTVVFSLIAIPAAIILGLLIAVGLNRKLPGSGVLQIMYVIPWVAAPLALGIVWSWLLAPSGLINEVLGTRASWLSSETTALPVVAFVYVWQNVGYISLFFLAALQSIPRDIYEAASLDGAGPLRTLWSITMPLVRPTTFFVTVTSFIASFQIFDLVYGLTDGNPGYPGGTTDVIAARIYTAAFASPRIGEAAAMAVFLMVLIVAVTVIQQRYFARRMTYEMS, encoded by the coding sequence ATGTCAGCACAAAAAGCCGGCGCTCAGGCCGGTAGCCAGGCCGGTAGCCAGGCCGGCGCCCAACCCGGCGCCCAACCCGGCGCTCAGGCCGATAGCCGACCCGGCGCCCAGACCAGTCTGGCGAGCACGCCCAGCCCGACCCTCGACGCCGGGCCCCGGCCACGCCGAACCGCCCGCAAGCGCAAGGAAATTGCCACCGCATACACCATGCTCATCCCCTCCTTCATCGGAGTTGGATTCTTCCTCATGGTTCCGATTGTGCTGGTCATCGCGATCTCGTTCGTCAACTGGAACCTCATCTCGCCGCCCACGTTCGTCGGGTTGAGCAATTACGAGACCATGTTTTCCTCCCCCGGTTTTTGGAATTCGGTGAAGGTGACAGTCGTCTTCTCCCTCATTGCGATTCCGGCCGCGATCATTCTCGGCCTGCTCATCGCGGTGGGGCTCAACAGGAAGCTGCCCGGCTCCGGAGTCTTGCAGATCATGTACGTGATCCCCTGGGTGGCCGCACCGCTTGCGCTGGGTATCGTGTGGAGCTGGCTGCTGGCGCCGTCGGGGCTGATCAACGAGGTCCTCGGCACGCGCGCGTCGTGGCTGTCCAGCGAGACGACCGCGCTACCGGTGGTGGCGTTCGTCTACGTGTGGCAGAACGTCGGCTACATCTCCCTGTTCTTCCTCGCGGCCCTCCAGTCCATTCCGCGCGACATCTACGAGGCTGCCTCCCTCGACGGCGCCGGCCCCTTGCGCACGCTGTGGTCGATCACGATGCCGCTGGTGCGGCCCACGACCTTCTTCGTCACCGTCACATCGTTCATCGCGTCCTTCCAGATTTTCGACCTCGTCTACGGGCTCACGGACGGCAACCCCGGCTATCCCGGTGGTACGACGGACGTGATCGCGGCCCGCATCTACACCGCGGCGTTCGCCTCGCCTCGGATTGGGGAGGCGGCGGCGATGGCTGTTTTCCTCATGGTCTTGATTGTGGCAGTGACCGTCATCCAACAGCGCTACTTCGCCAGGCGCATGACCTACGAAATGAGCTGA
- a CDS encoding NAD(P)-binding domain-containing protein has translation MEHEVDVVVIGAGQAGLVAAHELQRRGVVGYAASSLPSAQARASFVVLDAEAGPGGAWRHRWDGLTMKTVNHIAELPGLHARPTDGEERASAYVADYFGEYEDAFDLPVFRPVRVRSVHDDGARLRVRTSVGDFLARVVMNCTGTWEAPFIPWYPGQQLFRGIQIHTHDYKDPDLFWRKRTLVVGGGISALDHLDEVSRVTKHVFWATRTPPRWRDPDDFSVGPAAGGLTAEAGRAIESRVRARTTAGLRPLPVVAETGLPLNERVRDLARRGLLNRREMFDRLDRHGVWWGEDYLDLDAIIWATGFRANLRHLAPLHLRERGGGIVMDGSRVAKEPRVYLLGYGASASTIGARRDARIAVAQIVAGL, from the coding sequence ATGGAGCACGAGGTCGATGTTGTCGTGATCGGTGCCGGCCAGGCCGGGCTCGTCGCCGCGCATGAACTTCAGCGCCGGGGCGTGGTCGGATATGCGGCGTCGTCGTTGCCGTCTGCGCAGGCGAGGGCCTCGTTCGTGGTTCTCGACGCCGAGGCCGGCCCGGGCGGAGCGTGGCGCCACCGCTGGGATGGGCTGACGATGAAGACGGTCAACCACATCGCCGAGTTGCCCGGTCTGCACGCGCGGCCAACCGACGGCGAAGAGCGCGCCTCGGCCTACGTCGCAGACTATTTCGGCGAGTACGAGGATGCCTTCGATCTTCCCGTTTTCCGCCCGGTCAGGGTCCGTTCTGTTCACGACGACGGTGCCCGGCTCCGCGTCCGCACGAGCGTTGGGGACTTCTTGGCGCGCGTCGTGATGAATTGTACGGGCACGTGGGAGGCGCCATTCATCCCCTGGTACCCAGGCCAGCAGCTGTTCCGCGGCATTCAGATTCATACCCACGATTACAAGGACCCGGACCTGTTTTGGCGCAAGCGCACGCTGGTCGTGGGCGGGGGGATCTCGGCGCTCGATCACCTGGATGAGGTTTCGCGCGTGACCAAGCACGTCTTTTGGGCCACCCGCACGCCTCCGCGCTGGCGCGACCCTGACGATTTCTCGGTCGGCCCGGCTGCGGGCGGGCTGACGGCGGAGGCTGGGCGCGCGATCGAATCCAGGGTGCGGGCGCGGACGACGGCGGGGTTGCGACCGTTGCCGGTGGTGGCGGAGACGGGCTTGCCGTTGAATGAGCGCGTGCGGGACCTGGCAAGGCGCGGGCTTTTGAATCGCCGCGAGATGTTCGATCGCCTGGATCGCCACGGCGTGTGGTGGGGTGAGGATTACCTCGACCTGGATGCCATCATTTGGGCCACCGGTTTTCGTGCAAACCTGCGCCATTTGGCCCCTCTTCACCTGCGTGAACGTGGGGGCGGGATCGTCATGGATGGCTCGCGGGTGGCGAAGGAGCCGCGCGTGTACCTGCTCGGGTATGGTGCCTCGGCGTCGACGATCGGGGCGAGGCGTGACGCGCGGATCGCGGTGGCGCAGATAGTGGCGGGGCTCTAG